The Pantoea vagans genome includes a window with the following:
- a CDS encoding fimbrial protein, with product MKKTITLLGFLFVWTFGFLSPSAVNAAENLIMRGSLVDAPCVIRPGDELIKLDFGEVIDKYLYRFSRTPSRPLLIHLEDCDVSVVKEVEITFQGIENTALPGLLRLDAGSIASGVAIGIEGLDGSTISINKPAPVRALQTGNMVLAFQAYMQGEPDAILNRRIGHGQFTATTTFILNYL from the coding sequence ATGAAGAAAACTATTACATTGTTAGGTTTCCTGTTCGTGTGGACCTTTGGTTTCCTCTCTCCTTCTGCGGTCAACGCAGCGGAAAATCTTATTATGCGCGGTAGCCTCGTCGATGCACCCTGTGTTATACGACCGGGCGATGAGTTAATAAAACTCGATTTTGGAGAAGTCATAGATAAATATCTCTATCGCTTTTCCCGCACGCCAAGTCGGCCTTTACTGATTCATTTAGAAGATTGCGATGTCAGTGTTGTTAAAGAGGTCGAGATTACCTTTCAAGGTATTGAAAATACGGCTTTACCGGGATTATTACGCCTTGATGCAGGTAGCATTGCCAGTGGCGTTGCGATTGGCATTGAGGGTCTGGACGGTTCTACTATCAGCATCAATAAGCCTGCGCCTGTAAGAGCACTGCAGACCGGCAATATGGTGCTAGCATTCCAGGCTTATATGCAGGGCGAACCCGATGCCATCCTAAATCGTCGGATTGGCCATGGACAATTCACGGCCACTACGACATTTATCCTGAATTATCTTTGA
- a CDS encoding fimbrial protein codes for MRHVKRLNGQKAIILACSFITLPLAQATNVSFKGTLVESIPCEINNGGLIEIDFDTLIIRSIDGDKYRRPVPYSVNCTGTGSVRLSVQGTPSSFDNTAVVTNQSGLGIRVEQDGSPLRINQYIAINLLRPPTLTVVPVANPASLPSSGAFTSRATIIADYQ; via the coding sequence ATGAGACACGTAAAACGTCTTAACGGACAAAAGGCAATAATACTGGCTTGTTCATTTATCACGCTTCCATTGGCACAAGCCACAAATGTCAGTTTTAAGGGAACACTTGTAGAATCTATTCCCTGTGAAATAAATAATGGTGGGCTAATCGAGATTGATTTCGACACCTTAATCATTCGTTCCATCGATGGGGATAAATATCGTCGCCCCGTGCCCTATTCAGTAAATTGCACGGGAACGGGAAGTGTGCGACTGAGTGTACAAGGAACACCTTCAAGCTTTGATAACACCGCTGTTGTCACTAATCAGAGTGGGTTAGGAATTAGAGTTGAACAAGATGGCTCCCCGCTCCGTATAAACCAATATATTGCCATCAACCTTTTACGGCCTCCTACTTTAACGGTTGTCCCTGTGGCTAATCCGGCATCATTGCCTTCTTCGGGGGCCTTTACATCACGAGCCACAATCATTGCAGACTATCAATAG
- a CDS encoding fimbrial protein: protein MINSSSRKRKDALICIMATLLAFMPFPGYVQAFSTIATVKVKVLSAPCIVNGNRDIPIDFGNDIIISRIDSRIYERPIPYVLDCSSATSKSLKMQLRGGGASFDTTVLSTSKANLAIELKSNGTKMAVNSWHNFTDPARPALSAVLVKNRSGTVTGGAFTATSTLLVEYQ, encoded by the coding sequence ATGATTAATTCATCCTCAAGGAAAAGAAAAGATGCCCTAATCTGCATAATGGCGACGCTACTCGCCTTTATGCCTTTTCCCGGTTATGTACAGGCATTTTCGACCATTGCCACGGTGAAGGTTAAAGTTTTATCGGCACCCTGCATCGTAAACGGCAATAGAGATATCCCAATAGACTTTGGCAATGACATTATCATTTCACGCATTGATAGCCGTATTTATGAACGCCCAATACCTTATGTACTTGACTGTTCTTCAGCCACATCAAAATCATTGAAAATGCAGTTGCGCGGAGGGGGGGCCTCTTTTGACACAACAGTGCTTAGCACCAGCAAAGCCAATCTCGCTATTGAGTTAAAAAGCAACGGTACAAAAATGGCGGTAAATAGTTGGCACAATTTCACCGATCCTGCACGCCCGGCATTAAGTGCTGTGCTGGTTAAAAATCGCAGCGGCACTGTCACGGGCGGGGCTTTTACAGCAACATCAACATTGCTGGTTGAGTATCAATAG
- a CDS encoding fimbrial protein, which produces MKIIVIAARSASGMRKMQGSALISCAILFSSMAQAGFTDGLVDGNYGVIRAHGTLTESACRLDMRSADQSVSLGNIATGKLQNPGDTGNLVPVALYLHDCLRTSSANRDVKGNLTWSASQPAASFTFTGIEDIANPQLIKTHGVEGIGLRIKDALRNNVTLGQRGKPLLITPASHVVIYYIAPERTHNNLRAGSYFATVNFRLNYD; this is translated from the coding sequence ATGAAAATAATCGTCATTGCAGCACGTTCAGCCTCTGGAATGCGTAAGATGCAAGGTTCAGCATTAATATCTTGCGCAATCCTCTTTTCCTCAATGGCGCAAGCCGGCTTTACTGATGGTCTGGTCGATGGCAACTATGGGGTTATCCGTGCCCACGGCACCTTGACCGAAAGCGCCTGCCGGTTAGATATGCGTTCGGCTGATCAATCAGTCTCTTTGGGCAATATCGCCACAGGTAAACTGCAGAATCCCGGCGATACAGGTAACCTTGTTCCCGTTGCCCTCTACTTGCATGACTGCCTACGTACCTCATCGGCCAATCGCGATGTAAAAGGCAATCTGACCTGGAGCGCCAGCCAGCCAGCCGCTTCCTTCACCTTCACCGGGATTGAGGACATTGCTAATCCGCAATTAATTAAAACTCACGGTGTAGAAGGTATTGGGCTGCGTATAAAAGACGCGTTGCGAAATAACGTCACACTCGGGCAGCGCGGCAAACCACTACTCATCACACCAGCAAGTCATGTCGTCATTTATTACATTGCTCCGGAACGCACGCACAATAATCTCCGTGCCGGAAGCTATTTTGCCACTGTGAACTTCAGGTTGAACTATGATTAA
- a CDS encoding fimbria/pilus periplasmic chaperone, with the protein MKRKTLVNIFAATTLSFIAHSVSAAISLDRTRVVFPGSEKSVSLTVSNQNTELPYLAQGWLEDEQGEKLDNNNPLTVVPPVQRIEPRAESQVKIQALTSSEAFKKLPQDRESLFYFNLREIPPKSDKPNVLQIALQTRIKVFYRPAALAEAAAAQQALPFQEKITLSKSGDKYTIVNPTPYYVTLIGASAKKEGDVIKGFEALMIAPKSQAAMGGSTAALGQTPVLVYVNDYGGQTALTFKCSGNTCTVDTSKRATPK; encoded by the coding sequence ATGAAAAGAAAAACATTAGTGAACATCTTCGCCGCCACGACATTGAGCTTTATTGCCCATTCTGTTTCTGCCGCCATTTCATTGGACAGAACACGTGTCGTATTCCCCGGGTCAGAGAAATCAGTAAGTTTGACCGTAAGTAACCAAAACACTGAATTGCCTTATCTGGCTCAAGGATGGCTTGAAGATGAACAAGGTGAAAAACTGGATAATAACAATCCGTTGACGGTCGTACCGCCGGTACAACGTATTGAACCCCGAGCTGAAAGTCAGGTAAAAATTCAGGCACTCACCTCTTCTGAGGCATTTAAAAAATTACCACAGGATCGAGAGTCTCTTTTTTATTTCAATCTGAGAGAGATCCCACCTAAAAGTGACAAACCCAATGTATTGCAGATTGCCCTGCAAACACGTATTAAAGTGTTTTATCGCCCTGCGGCATTAGCAGAAGCCGCGGCTGCACAGCAAGCATTACCATTCCAGGAAAAAATCACCCTCAGTAAAAGTGGTGATAAATATACTATTGTAAATCCGACACCTTATTACGTCACCTTGATTGGTGCGAGCGCCAAAAAAGAGGGCGACGTGATTAAAGGATTTGAAGCACTGATGATCGCACCGAAAAGTCAGGCGGCGATGGGCGGCAGCACAGCAGCTTTAGGGCAGACGCCCGTGCTGGTTTACGTTAATGATTACGGCGGCCAAACAGCCTTAACCTTTAAATGCAGCGGAAATACTTGCACCGTAGATACCAGTAAACGTGCAACGCCAAAATAA
- a CDS encoding outer membrane usher protein, producing MLKCLPRHIGYLIFVFVVGTTLFIGKLSSSLAVSDVQFNTDVLDLSDRSNIDLSQFSRKGFILPGTYTLGINLNANTLPERQVHFYPAEDDANQTVACITPEMVSQLGLKESALTDLSWWHNQQCLKLESIKGMEVRGDLGKSALFISIPQAYLEYSSPYWDPPARWEEGITGALFDYNLNLQTLQQKGAGGGSATNLSGNGTSGANFDAWRVRADWQTRYDLRNGSHHEANTRSWDWSRFYAYRALSKIGAKFIMGEDYLNSAIFDSFRFTGLSLVSDDNMLPPNLRGYAPEVSGVANSNAKIIISQQGRIIKEVQVAAGPYRIQDLDSAVSGNLDVRIEEQDGSVKQYQVSTATIPYLTRPGQVRFKTAVGKPSDWKHRVDGPVFAASELSWGISNGWSLYGGGMGGEDYNAFSVGVGRDLLAFGALSSDVTMSQAKIPSRDTQRGGSYRLSYAKRFEQTGSQVTFAGYRFSDSGFRSMAEYLDSRDGDITTGRSKEMYTLSLNQQFESLNLTAYVNYNHQTFWNQPANDRYDLSLSRYFDLGRFRNLSLSLTAYRNKLNNTNDDGMYMSLSLPWGESGTVSYNGSYTKGDNRQSASYYSRLDDADSYQVSAGVARQGADLSGYYTHNGTLAKVNSSASYREGQHSALGVALQGGATLTTKGGALHRTNILGGTRMLVDTDGVAGVPVGSYGNPVYTNRFGKAVVSDISSYYRNSVRINIDKLADNVEASQSVAQGTLTEGAIGYRNFNVISGEKAMAVIRLADGSSPPFGAIVLNTKKQETGIVNDYGRVYLSGINAGDTMTVRWNNAEQCEISLPNTLPDNMMNNLLLPCETIVTS from the coding sequence ATGCTGAAATGCCTTCCTCGCCATATAGGTTATCTCATTTTTGTCTTCGTAGTGGGGACAACATTATTCATCGGGAAATTATCTTCATCCCTTGCTGTCAGTGATGTGCAGTTCAACACAGATGTGCTTGATCTTAGTGATCGCAGCAATATCGATTTGAGCCAGTTTTCACGTAAAGGTTTTATTTTGCCGGGTACTTATACCCTGGGCATTAATCTTAATGCGAACACGCTGCCTGAACGCCAGGTTCACTTCTACCCAGCAGAAGATGACGCCAATCAAACTGTGGCCTGCATTACGCCAGAGATGGTGTCTCAGTTAGGCCTGAAGGAATCAGCCTTAACTGACCTCTCATGGTGGCATAACCAACAGTGCCTCAAACTGGAAAGCATTAAAGGCATGGAAGTACGCGGTGATTTAGGAAAATCAGCGCTGTTCATTAGTATCCCGCAAGCTTATTTAGAGTACAGCAGTCCCTATTGGGATCCACCTGCTCGTTGGGAAGAGGGCATCACAGGTGCACTCTTTGACTACAATCTCAACCTGCAAACCCTGCAGCAAAAGGGGGCGGGCGGCGGTAGCGCAACCAACTTATCCGGTAACGGTACCAGCGGCGCGAACTTTGATGCCTGGCGGGTACGTGCCGATTGGCAAACTCGTTACGATCTTCGCAACGGTAGCCATCACGAGGCGAATACCCGCTCCTGGGATTGGAGCAGGTTTTACGCTTATCGCGCGCTAAGTAAGATCGGCGCGAAATTCATTATGGGCGAGGATTACCTCAACTCGGCAATCTTCGACAGCTTCCGATTTACCGGACTCAGTCTGGTATCTGATGACAACATGTTGCCCCCTAATTTGCGCGGCTACGCACCGGAAGTCAGCGGTGTGGCGAACAGCAATGCCAAAATCATCATCAGCCAGCAAGGGCGTATCATCAAAGAGGTGCAGGTAGCTGCGGGTCCTTACCGTATTCAGGATCTCGATAGTGCGGTGTCTGGCAATCTTGATGTACGCATTGAAGAGCAGGACGGCAGTGTTAAGCAGTACCAAGTGAGCACCGCCACCATTCCGTATCTCACCCGGCCGGGACAAGTGCGTTTTAAAACCGCCGTGGGGAAACCATCGGACTGGAAGCATCGTGTTGATGGGCCGGTGTTCGCTGCCAGCGAGCTTTCATGGGGCATCAGCAATGGCTGGTCACTCTATGGTGGAGGCATGGGCGGGGAAGATTACAACGCTTTTTCCGTGGGGGTGGGTCGTGATCTATTGGCTTTTGGCGCTCTATCCTCAGATGTAACGATGTCGCAGGCTAAAATCCCGAGCCGGGATACCCAGCGCGGCGGATCTTACCGCCTGAGTTACGCCAAACGCTTTGAGCAAACAGGGAGTCAGGTGACGTTCGCCGGTTATCGCTTTTCCGATAGCGGCTTTCGCTCCATGGCCGAATATCTGGATTCACGGGATGGCGATATCACCACCGGGCGCAGCAAAGAGATGTATACCCTCTCTCTGAATCAGCAATTTGAATCGCTCAATCTGACCGCGTATGTCAATTACAACCATCAGACATTCTGGAACCAACCAGCCAACGATCGTTATGACTTATCGCTTTCCCGTTATTTCGATCTTGGCCGCTTCAGAAATCTTAGCCTCTCACTTACGGCTTATCGTAACAAATTGAATAACACCAATGATGACGGCATGTACATGTCACTGTCATTACCGTGGGGCGAATCCGGAACGGTAAGTTACAACGGTTCCTATACCAAAGGAGATAACCGTCAAAGTGCGAGTTATTACAGTCGGCTGGACGATGCTGACTCCTATCAGGTGAGTGCAGGTGTTGCACGTCAGGGCGCCGATCTGAGTGGCTACTATACCCATAACGGCACCCTGGCTAAGGTCAACAGCTCGGCAAGCTATCGCGAGGGCCAACACAGCGCATTAGGCGTTGCCCTGCAAGGCGGCGCAACACTCACCACTAAAGGCGGTGCATTACATCGCACTAATATCCTGGGCGGCACAAGGATGTTAGTTGACACCGATGGCGTTGCCGGTGTGCCTGTCGGCAGTTACGGTAACCCCGTTTATACCAACCGTTTCGGTAAAGCGGTGGTGAGTGATATCAGCAGCTACTATCGCAACAGCGTGCGAATCAACATCGATAAACTGGCAGACAATGTCGAAGCCAGCCAATCGGTGGCACAGGGTACGCTGACCGAGGGGGCGATTGGCTATCGTAACTTCAACGTCATTTCCGGTGAAAAAGCCATGGCGGTCATCCGTCTGGCTGATGGCAGTTCGCCGCCGTTTGGTGCCATCGTACTGAATACAAAAAAACAGGAAACCGGCATTGTTAATGATTATGGCCGTGTCTATCTGAGCGGAATTAATGCCGGTGATACCATGACAGTACGTTGGAATAATGCGGAACAATGCGAAATTTCCCTGCCGAACACTTTACCGGACAACATGATGAATAATTTACTACTTCCTTGCGAAACAATCGTAACGTCATAA
- a CDS encoding fimbrial protein, giving the protein MFWKPLFLRYAAPFLVLCSALSMTKTFANAEGFGRLNMTGSIVETPCAIDVGDRDQTLYMGNHPISKIIREGQGPKKEFSIRLYGCTLTSLDPSKSDWKKFKVMFDGENDKGHFKTSGTASGVSVRISDLIGNVATPGVHLPEGDLMVENMHLKYTLNLVGNQEILQAGDHQLTIRFRIDYN; this is encoded by the coding sequence ATGTTTTGGAAGCCCTTATTTTTACGCTATGCGGCCCCATTCCTGGTATTGTGCAGCGCTTTAAGTATGACCAAAACCTTCGCAAACGCCGAAGGTTTTGGTCGTTTAAATATGACGGGATCAATTGTCGAAACGCCCTGTGCGATTGACGTCGGCGATCGCGATCAGACTTTATATATGGGTAATCATCCCATTAGCAAAATCATTAGAGAAGGCCAAGGGCCTAAAAAAGAGTTTTCCATTCGATTATATGGCTGCACATTGACAAGCCTGGATCCCAGCAAATCTGACTGGAAAAAATTTAAAGTGATGTTTGATGGTGAAAATGACAAAGGCCATTTTAAAACGTCCGGTACCGCCAGTGGTGTATCCGTCAGAATCAGCGATCTTATTGGCAATGTCGCAACGCCGGGGGTACATCTGCCTGAAGGTGATCTCATGGTCGAGAATATGCATCTTAAATACACGCTCAACTTAGTGGGTAACCAGGAAATATTGCAAGCTGGCGACCACCAATTAACGATTCGTTTTAGAATCGATTATAATTAA
- a CDS encoding fimbrial protein, which yields MKKSLIALSMFSLFAVSSVHAAGGTGKVTFTGSIIDAPCSIAPGSLDQTVPLGAISNVVLAANGNTGSSSAKPFHIELEDCVIATPGTKDKVTVTFTGTASPYDAESLALVGGDASGASIVLTAADGSKVKLNTATVGQTVVDGKNTLTFAASVKGGGATATIVPGTFQVPTNFVLNYI from the coding sequence ATGAAAAAGAGTCTTATCGCCTTGTCTATGTTTAGCCTGTTTGCTGTTTCCTCTGTACACGCTGCGGGTGGAACCGGAAAAGTCACTTTTACCGGTTCCATTATTGATGCACCTTGCTCCATCGCTCCGGGTTCATTAGATCAAACCGTTCCGCTCGGCGCTATTTCCAATGTGGTGCTGGCTGCAAACGGTAATACCGGTTCTTCAAGTGCAAAGCCTTTCCATATTGAACTGGAAGATTGCGTTATTGCTACGCCGGGCACTAAAGATAAAGTCACAGTGACCTTCACTGGCACAGCTTCTCCTTATGATGCAGAAAGCCTGGCGCTGGTAGGGGGTGATGCCAGCGGTGCGTCTATTGTTCTGACCGCCGCTGACGGCTCCAAAGTGAAACTGAATACCGCGACAGTAGGCCAAACCGTTGTTGATGGCAAAAACACGCTGACCTTTGCTGCCAGCGTGAAGGGCGGCGGCGCAACCGCCACCATTGTACCTGGCACATTCCAGGTACCGACTAATTTCGTACTGAATTACATCTAA
- a CDS encoding MFS transporter, translating to MTQTGLKANHPLLLALLVAITFFMENLDATVITTAIPQMAHDFAASPVALNVGVSAYLLAVAVGIPMSGWLAERFGARTVFACAILIFTLASVMCGFSDTLAMFTLSRILQGIGGAMMVPVGRMVVLRVTAKREMVKTIAFITWPGLIAPVLGPPLGGLIVTYGHWPWIFWLNIPLGLLAIIATGYLVPQFKAEQPRPFDVRGFVLTASACTALIIALEALGQMHLSLGIPLLLVGILSSILAYRHSFLYPQPLLPFNALTINTFRNSVMGGSLFRASINAVPFLLPLLFQLGFGWSAAQAGATVLWVFAGNLAMKPATTWLMKRWGFRQVLMVNGIISLVAMLGCLLLSPSLGYFAIAAILFIGGLSRSLQFSCYNSLGFADVPQTKMSDASVVFSIFFQFSMSAGIALAALFLRGSMLWHGHTTIEQSDIHIAFAGVALLVLMSLLDVRRLEKSAGAQVLSR from the coding sequence ATGACGCAAACGGGGCTTAAGGCGAACCATCCCCTGTTACTGGCCTTGCTGGTGGCCATCACTTTCTTCATGGAAAACCTCGACGCCACGGTAATCACCACGGCCATTCCACAAATGGCACATGACTTCGCGGCAAGTCCGGTGGCATTGAATGTGGGTGTCAGTGCTTATCTGTTGGCGGTGGCTGTGGGCATCCCAATGAGCGGGTGGCTGGCCGAGCGCTTTGGGGCACGTACCGTGTTTGCCTGTGCCATTTTGATTTTTACCCTCGCCTCAGTCATGTGCGGCTTCAGCGACACCTTAGCGATGTTTACACTGAGCCGTATTTTACAAGGCATCGGAGGGGCAATGATGGTGCCAGTCGGCCGTATGGTAGTACTGCGCGTCACCGCAAAGAGAGAGATGGTGAAAACGATCGCTTTTATTACCTGGCCCGGGCTGATTGCCCCCGTGCTCGGCCCACCACTCGGCGGGTTGATTGTCACCTACGGACATTGGCCGTGGATTTTCTGGCTGAATATTCCACTCGGTCTGCTCGCCATTATCGCTACCGGCTATCTGGTACCACAGTTCAAAGCAGAACAGCCGCGCCCCTTTGATGTGCGTGGTTTTGTGCTGACGGCATCCGCCTGTACGGCGTTGATTATCGCACTGGAAGCGCTCGGACAGATGCATCTCAGCCTCGGCATCCCACTGCTGTTGGTCGGCATACTGAGCAGTATACTGGCTTATCGCCACAGCTTCCTTTATCCGCAACCGTTGCTGCCATTCAATGCGCTGACCATTAACACCTTCCGCAACTCAGTGATGGGTGGCTCGCTGTTTCGCGCTTCAATTAATGCCGTGCCCTTTCTGCTGCCCTTACTGTTCCAGTTGGGGTTTGGCTGGAGTGCCGCACAAGCCGGTGCCACGGTATTGTGGGTGTTCGCCGGAAATTTAGCCATGAAACCGGCCACCACATGGCTCATGAAGCGCTGGGGATTCCGTCAGGTATTGATGGTGAATGGCATCATCAGTTTGGTGGCGATGCTGGGGTGCCTGCTGCTTAGCCCTTCACTGGGTTATTTTGCGATTGCCGCGATTCTGTTTATTGGCGGGCTGTCGCGTTCACTGCAGTTTAGCTGCTACAACAGTCTGGGCTTTGCTGACGTGCCCCAAACAAAAATGAGTGATGCCTCCGTGGTGTTCAGTATCTTCTTCCAGTTCAGCATGAGCGCCGGAATTGCGCTGGCAGCCCTGTTCCTGCGCGGCTCAATGCTGTGGCATGGCCACACCACCATTGAGCAGAGTGATATTCACATCGCCTTTGCCGGCGTAGCTTTGTTGGTATTGATGTCACTGCTTGATGTTCGGCGGTTAGAAAAGAGTGCCGGCGCACAGGTGCTTAGCCGATAA
- a CDS encoding tartrate dehydrogenase, with protein sequence MRNYKIAAIPADGIGPEVISAGVEVLQALTRHDEQLKFDVQTFDWGSDYYKKHGVMMPEDGLNTLKKFDAIYFGAVGAPDVPDHITLWGLRLPICQGFDQYANVRPTKILPGVTSPLRNRGPGDLDWVIVRENSEGEYSGNGGRAHRGLPEEVGTEVAIFTRVGVTRIMRYAFKLAQSRPRKLLTVVTKSNAQRHGMVMWDEIAAEVALEFPDVQWDKMLVDAMTHRMTLHPQTLDTIVATNLHADILSDLAGALAGSLGVAPTANIDPERRFPSMFEPIHGSAFDITGKGIANPIATFWTAVQMLEHLGERNAAALIMEGIEYVCAKGILTPDVGGSANTAEVTQAVVQYIEAKTQVAATA encoded by the coding sequence ATGCGTAACTACAAAATTGCAGCCATCCCGGCAGACGGTATCGGCCCGGAAGTGATCTCCGCGGGTGTAGAGGTGTTACAGGCGCTGACCCGTCACGATGAGCAACTAAAATTTGATGTGCAGACCTTTGACTGGGGCTCGGACTACTACAAAAAACATGGCGTGATGATGCCGGAAGACGGTCTGAACACGCTGAAAAAATTCGACGCGATTTACTTCGGTGCCGTGGGTGCGCCGGATGTGCCGGATCACATCACGCTGTGGGGCCTGCGCCTGCCGATTTGCCAGGGCTTTGACCAGTACGCCAACGTGCGTCCGACCAAAATCCTGCCGGGCGTCACCTCGCCGCTGCGCAATCGCGGTCCGGGCGATCTGGACTGGGTCATCGTGCGTGAAAACTCTGAAGGGGAATACTCCGGTAACGGCGGCCGTGCGCACCGGGGTTTACCGGAAGAAGTCGGCACCGAAGTGGCGATTTTCACCCGTGTCGGCGTCACGCGTATCATGCGTTATGCCTTCAAACTGGCGCAGTCACGTCCACGCAAGTTGCTGACGGTGGTGACCAAATCCAACGCGCAGCGTCACGGCATGGTGATGTGGGATGAGATTGCCGCTGAAGTGGCGCTGGAATTCCCGGATGTGCAGTGGGACAAAATGCTGGTCGATGCCATGACGCACCGCATGACGCTGCATCCGCAGACGCTGGATACCATCGTCGCCACTAACCTGCACGCCGATATTCTTTCCGATCTGGCGGGCGCGCTGGCGGGCAGTCTGGGCGTGGCACCGACCGCCAATATCGATCCAGAGCGTCGTTTCCCTTCGATGTTTGAACCGATCCACGGCTCGGCGTTTGATATTACCGGCAAAGGCATCGCCAACCCGATTGCTACCTTCTGGACCGCAGTGCAGATGCTGGAGCATCTCGGTGAGCGCAACGCTGCCGCGTTGATTATGGAAGGGATCGAATATGTGTGTGCGAAAGGAATTCTGACACCGGATGTGGGGGGCAGCGCCAATACCGCCGAGGTGACACAGGCAGTTGTGCAGTATATTGAAGCGAAAACCCAAGTGGCTGCAACGGCATAA
- a CDS encoding MFS transporter: MNSHLEKRVMRKVTLRIVPFIMLLYFIAFLDRVNIGFAALTMNQDLGFSPTVFGLGAGIFFLGYFLFEVPSNLILHKVGARIWIARVMITWGLVSGCMAFVQGTTSFYTLRFLLGVAEAGFFPGIILYLSYWFPAARRAQVTAIFMAAAPLSTALGSPISAALLEMHGFLGYAGWQWMFVLEAIPALVLGVVVLFFLTDRPAKAKWLTDEEREWLQNTMQAEERTRAAAQGHSSVWRGLADKRVLALALVYFGTSAGLYTLGIWSPQIIKSFGASSLEIGFLNAFPAVIGVIGMILWARHSDRTRERSWHVIGACLLAAAGLIYAGNVSTLFAVIVALTLVTVGISASKPPLWSMPTLFLSGPAAAAGIATINSIGNLGGFVGPMMIGVIRQQTGSYTWGLYFVAGLLALSALVVLILSARSNKPETAEIPQTH, from the coding sequence ATGAACTCTCACCTCGAAAAAAGGGTGATGCGTAAAGTGACGTTGCGCATTGTGCCCTTCATCATGCTGCTCTACTTCATCGCCTTTCTCGACCGCGTCAATATCGGTTTTGCTGCGTTAACCATGAATCAGGATTTAGGTTTCTCACCCACAGTATTTGGTTTGGGTGCGGGCATCTTTTTCCTCGGTTATTTCCTGTTCGAAGTCCCCTCTAATTTAATTCTGCATAAAGTCGGCGCGCGCATCTGGATCGCCCGCGTGATGATCACCTGGGGCTTAGTCTCTGGCTGCATGGCCTTTGTGCAGGGCACCACCAGTTTCTACACCCTGCGTTTTCTGCTCGGCGTAGCGGAAGCCGGTTTCTTCCCCGGCATCATCCTCTATCTCAGCTACTGGTTCCCGGCCGCCAGACGCGCGCAGGTGACTGCCATTTTTATGGCGGCTGCCCCGCTCTCCACCGCACTGGGATCGCCGATCTCAGCTGCCCTGCTGGAGATGCATGGCTTCCTGGGTTACGCGGGCTGGCAGTGGATGTTTGTGCTGGAGGCCATCCCCGCGCTGGTGCTGGGCGTCGTGGTGCTGTTCTTCCTCACTGACCGCCCGGCCAAAGCCAAATGGCTGACTGACGAAGAGCGCGAGTGGCTGCAAAACACCATGCAGGCGGAAGAGCGCACGCGTGCCGCAGCTCAGGGGCACAGCAGCGTCTGGCGCGGACTGGCGGATAAACGCGTGCTGGCCCTGGCGCTGGTTTACTTCGGCACCTCCGCCGGACTCTACACGCTCGGCATCTGGTCACCCCAGATCATCAAAAGCTTCGGTGCCTCCTCGCTGGAGATTGGTTTCCTGAACGCCTTCCCGGCGGTGATCGGGGTAATAGGCATGATCCTGTGGGCACGCCATTCCGACCGCACCAGGGAGCGCAGCTGGCATGTGATTGGTGCCTGTTTACTGGCGGCGGCGGGACTGATTTACGCCGGGAACGTCAGCACGCTGTTTGCGGTGATCGTTGCCCTGACGCTGGTGACGGTTGGTATCAGCGCATCAAAACCGCCGCTGTGGAGTATGCCGACGCTGTTCCTCAGCGGCCCGGCTGCGGCTGCGGGCATCGCTACCATCAACTCTATCGGCAACCTGGGCGGGTTTGTCGGCCCGATGATGATTGGCGTCATCCGCCAGCAAACCGGCAGCTACACCTGGGGGCTCTATTTTGTCGCTGGTTTGCTGGCGCTCTCTGCCCTCGTTGTCCTGATTCTTTCTGCCCGCTCGAATAAACCCGAGACGGCTGAGATCCCCCAAACACATTAA